Proteins co-encoded in one Arachis hypogaea cultivar Tifrunner chromosome 13, arahy.Tifrunner.gnm2.J5K5, whole genome shotgun sequence genomic window:
- the LOC140177683 gene encoding protein FAR1-RELATED SEQUENCE 8-like, which translates to MNAAIVYLEGKAAADPMSMARYNLTEEGMLENMFWVDGPSRVHFQHFGDVVAFDSTYKKNKYNRPLVIFSGSNNHKQTTIFGFGLVLDETIGSYKWMLENLLEVMCGKLPSVVVTDGDESMIAAVREVLPRATHRLCAWHLHKNVTSNTNEQMFRDVFAKWLYANMEVEEFEGEWAQVAEHSMYGVPVMTTCLDPVEQFAASVYTKVIFTQVKKEIDSISVVNFVIKRRVSTTMVYMVEEYGFPGQNVVALYDPKRGRLVCRCGFWEKEGFPCRHMFFVMKHEHLKRIPERLILSRWRKDVKTVNEYTEKTVLADEQGFLLRHGALHAASQWILFVGSKNDNLYKKCMSRIRQICCDLQVRSDNDTMDKSPNAACDVRDPTAVLPNFNLHADQDKWLEEGDDCGMKQDAGAYEGWDHVIGTAQSQTRNIGGVGNTVDWNIEVINLWLGVGDIAVVTRSLLKVLTTRCSLMKENFLYVTKCIRVLNFLGLYFVNLADARNRAAASKLA; encoded by the exons ATGAATGCTGCTATAGTATACTTGGAAGGCAAGGCAGCTGCTGATCCCATGTCTATGGCCCGGTACAATTTGACTGAAGAAGGTATGTTGGAAAACATGTTTTGGGTAGATGGTCCTAGCAGGGTTCATTTTCAACACTTTGGAGACGTCGTTGCATTTGATTCGACGTataagaagaacaagtacaacaGACCCCTTGTCATATTCTCAGGTTCAAACAACCACAAGCAAACAACGATTTTTGGGTTCGGTTTGGTTTTAGATGAGACAATCGGTTCATACAAGTGGATGTTGGAGAACTTGTTAGAAGTCATGTGTGGGAAGCTGCCCTCTGTTGTTGTGACTGACGGGGATGAATCAATGATCGCTGCAGTTAGGGAAGTGTTGCCCCGGGCAACCCATAGGTTGTGTGCATGGCATCTACATAAGAATGTGACCTCGAACACCAACGAGCAGATGTTCCGTGATGTCTTTGCCAAGTGGTTGTATGCCAACATGGAGGTTGAAGAGTTTGAGGGTGAATGGGCACAGGTTGCTGAACA TTCAATGTACGGTGTTCCCGTTATGACGACCTGTCTTGATCCCGTGGAACAGTTTGCTGCATCGGTGTACACGAAGGTCATATTCACGCAAGTCAAAAAGGAGATTGATTCTATCTCGGTCGTTAACTTCGTAATCAAACGACGGGTCTCAACAACCATGGTGTACATGGTTGAGGAGTATGGATTCCCCGGTCAAAATGTGGTGGCATTGTACGATCCAAAAAGAGGGAGGTTGGTCTGTCGATGTGGATTTTGGGAGAAAGAAGGTTTTCCTTGCAGGCATATGTTTTTTGTCATGAAGCACGAGCACCTAAAAAGAATTCCCGAGCGGTTGATTTTGAGTCGATGGAGGAAGGATGTGAAGACAGTCAACGAATACACTGAGAAGACGGTACTAGCTGATGAGCAGGGTTTCTTGTTGAGACATGGAGCCCTGCATGCTGCTTCGCAGTGGATTTTGTTCGTCGGATCTAAAAACGACAATCTGTACAAGAAATGCATGAGCAGAATCAGGCAGATATGCTGTGATCTACAAGTACGCAGCGACAATGACACGATGGATAAGAGTCCGAATGCCGCCTGCGATGTTCGAGATCCAACC GCTGTTTTGCCGAACTTTAACCTGCACGCTGATCAAGACAAATGGTTAGAAGAGGGAGACGATTGTGGCATGAAGCAGGATGCCGGAGCTTACGAGGGATGGGACCATGTAATAGGCACAGCGCAAAGCCAAACCAGGAACATCGGCGGAGTGGGTAACACCGTGGACTGGAATATAGAGGTAATCAACTTGTGGCTTG GTGTTGGAGATATTGCGGTTGTTACAAGATCGCTGCTGAAAGTATTGACCACACGGTGTTCTTTGATGAAGGAAAATTTTTTATACGTTACCAAGTGTATAAGGGTCCTAAATTTCCTTGGTTTGTATTTCGTTAATCTGGCTGATGCTCGGAATCGTGCAGCTGCATCCAAGttagcatga